Genomic segment of Bartonella bacilliformis KC583:
TATATCACCTTCATCATCGAAACCATTTTCACGTATCAGCTGACGCACAGGATGTGAAATGGGAACATCAAAAACAGCTATCACCTGCCCTTGTACGGCACCATGACGCACAAGCGAAGCGTCTCCACGCCCACCAAGAGATAAGGATAAAGAATCAAGTAAAATAGATTTCCCCGCCCCCGTTTCCCCGGTTAAAATCGATAAGCCCGCTGAAAAATTAACATCGAGCTTTTCGATTAAAACAATATCGTGAATCGAAAGCTGCACCAGCATATAAAATCAATACGCCTTATTTTTATCACCACTCAAAGCACGTGAGATCCAAGAAGATTTATGCTCTCGTGGCACCATATTATTCTTTTTTAACAAATCACTAGCAAATTTATACCAGCTACTTTCGGGATAATAACGCTCTAACATAACCGCAGCTGTTTGCGCTTCCTCAATTAAACCAAGAGCAAAACTCACTTCTGTTAACCGGAAAAGTGCTTCCTCAATTTGCTTTGTATCTGAATATTCTTCAATGACCGTACGGAACCTCCTACTGGCTGCTAAATATTGCTGACCTCTTTCATAATAACGACCAATTTGCATTTCTTGGCCAGCTAACTGCTCTCGACCAAAAAGTATTTTAGCTTTAGCATCATTGACGTAATCAGATTCTGGATAACGTTCTATGAGAAGTTGCATAGCAGCAATAGCACGCTTGGTATCTTGTTGATCGCGCGTAACATGAGAGATCTGCTGGAAAGAAGAAAGACCAACCAGATAATAAGCGTAAGCAGCATCACCTGCAGTCGGATAAAGAGTAATATAACGTTGTGCCGCACTAATTGCATCATCATATTTAGCAAGCCGGTAATTTGTAGAAGCACTCATTATCAAAGATTTACGACCCCACTCAGTATAAGCATGTTGTTCTTCAATAATAGAAAATTTCTTCAATGCCTCATCCAATTTCCCTGAATGAAAATGAGAAAGAGCTTGAGCATACACTACATCCGGCGAATCGATTTTTAAAACATGTACAGCTGGATCAAGAGCATTTTTATCTTTGAACCAACAGCCTGCCAATAAGAAAATTCCTCCCCCACAAACTCCAATTAAGATCTTACGCACAATGTTAGATTTCCTATGGACTATATTTCCAACATATACACTAGATTTCGTCATAATTTCCCTAGCCTCACGAAAATACTATCTTGTAATAAAAGCCATACATTAAAAAGCTTTATGTTACATCATATAAAAAGTCATTAGTGCATTTAGCGTTTTTAGATCAATTTTCTTCTTAAAAATCAAATATATTAAAGAAAAATTTTTAAATTTTCTTTTATTTTACTTATAAAGTAATTTTCTCATAACATGATTCATCTGCCAAAACGGCTTTCACTAACTGCGAATTAAGCGCATGTCCACTACAGTATGAGCGAAATAACCCAATAAAAGGTGCTCCAAGTAAAGCAGTATCACCAATTGCATCAAGCATTTTATGTC
This window contains:
- a CDS encoding outer membrane protein assembly factor BamD — encoded protein: MTKSSVYVGNIVHRKSNIVRKILIGVCGGGIFLLAGCWFKDKNALDPAVHVLKIDSPDVVYAQALSHFHSGKLDEALKKFSIIEEQHAYTEWGRKSLIMSASTNYRLAKYDDAISAAQRYITLYPTAGDAAYAYYLVGLSSFQQISHVTRDQQDTKRAIAAMQLLIERYPESDYVNDAKAKILFGREQLAGQEMQIGRYYERGQQYLAASRRFRTVIEEYSDTKQIEEALFRLTEVSFALGLIEEAQTAAVMLERYYPESSWYKFASDLLKKNNMVPREHKSSWISRALSGDKNKAY